A genomic window from Sparus aurata chromosome 14, fSpaAur1.1, whole genome shotgun sequence includes:
- the LOC115595637 gene encoding uncharacterized protein DDB_G0283357 isoform X15 — MMKTAHSLCLMMMMMMMMMMMMKASAAPLPPSISHGDGNGPVTVSLHLQNTTEEETLSRDDTLNGTVTNRTVTNGSVTNGSITNGSVTNGSVTNGSVTNGSVTNGTVTNGSVTNGSVTNGSVTNGSITNGSVTNGSVTNGSVTNGSVTNGTVTNGSVTNGSVTNGTVTNRTVTNGTETASTYLSEKNLQQLNTTDEASTNRSVEYAAPAAPVPSCQLSICALMNLGHDLQSGGDERAGRSSSDPFGHGK; from the exons atgatGAAGACCGCTCACTCTCTCTgcctcatgatgatgatgatgatgatgatgatgatgatgatgaaggcctctgctgctcctcttcctccttcaaTCAG TCATGGCGACGGTAATGGTCCAGTGACTGTGAGTCTTCACCTGCAgaacaccacagaagaagaaacgtTAAGCAG AGACGACACATTAAACGGGACGGTGACAAACAGGACGGTGACAAACGGGTCGGTCACAAACGGGTCGATCACAAACGGGTCGGTGACAAACGGGTCGGTGACAAACGGGTCGGTCACAAACGGGTCGGTCACAAACGGGACGGTGACAAACGGGTCGGTGACAAACGGGTCGGTCACAAACGGGTCGGTCACAAACGGGTCGATCACAAACGGGTCGGTGACAAACGGGTCGGTGACAAACGGGTCGGTCACAAACGGGTCGGTCACAAACGGGACGGTGACAAACGGGTCGGTGACAAACGGGTCGGTCACAAACGGGACGGTGACAAACAGGACGGTGACAAACGGGACAGAAACTGCCAGCACGTACTT GTCAGAGAAGAATCTGCAGCAGCTCAACACGACTGATGAAGCCTCCACAAACAG GTCAGTAGAatacgctgctcctgctgctcctgttcCCTCCTGTCAGCTCAGTATTTGTGCTCTGATGAATTTGGGTCACGATCTTCAGTCTGGAGGAGACGAACGAGCCGGACGATCGTCTTCTGATCCTTTTGGGCACGGGAAGTGA